One Cupriavidus oxalaticus genomic region harbors:
- a CDS encoding dihydrodipicolinate synthase family protein has protein sequence MKFEGIYTPAITPLTAAGKIDNTAFAEVLESLIEAKVHGIIIGGSTGEYYAHTAQERLDLAALAREVIGTRVPLVVGTGAVRTEDSVEYAKAARAIRADAILVGSPPYALPTEQENAAHALAVDRAAGLPVMLYNYPGRMGVSMGREFFRTVSAASGNFVAIKESSGQAAQLHMLATEFRNIDISCGWDDQALEFFAWGARSWVCAGSNFIPREHIALYEACAVEKDFDKGRRIMAAMLPLMDFLEGGKFVQSIKFGCQLAGLRPGGVRAPLQGLDEDEQHALQAIVARLRQDVAAVVEGKV, from the coding sequence ATGAAATTCGAAGGCATCTATACCCCTGCCATTACGCCTTTGACGGCGGCAGGCAAGATCGACAACACCGCCTTTGCGGAAGTCCTCGAATCCCTGATCGAAGCCAAGGTCCACGGCATCATCATCGGGGGCTCGACCGGCGAATACTACGCACATACGGCGCAGGAGCGCCTCGACCTTGCCGCGCTGGCCAGGGAGGTCATCGGCACGCGCGTGCCGCTGGTTGTCGGCACGGGCGCGGTGCGCACCGAGGATTCGGTCGAGTATGCGAAGGCGGCCAGGGCCATTCGCGCCGATGCCATCCTGGTTGGCTCGCCGCCGTACGCGCTGCCCACCGAGCAGGAAAACGCCGCGCACGCGCTCGCCGTCGACCGCGCCGCCGGGCTGCCCGTCATGCTCTACAACTACCCCGGCCGGATGGGCGTGTCGATGGGCCGTGAGTTCTTCCGCACGGTCTCGGCGGCTTCCGGCAACTTCGTGGCCATCAAGGAGAGCTCGGGCCAGGCGGCACAGCTGCATATGCTGGCCACGGAGTTCAGGAACATCGATATTTCGTGCGGCTGGGACGACCAGGCGCTGGAGTTCTTTGCCTGGGGCGCGCGCAGCTGGGTCTGCGCCGGCTCGAACTTTATCCCGCGCGAGCATATCGCGCTCTACGAGGCCTGTGCTGTCGAGAAGGATTTCGACAAGGGCCGCCGCATCATGGCTGCGATGCTGCCGCTGATGGACTTCCTGGAGGGTGGCAAGTTCGTGCAGTCCATCAAGTTCGGCTGCCAGCTCGCAGGCCTGCGCCCGGGCGGCGTCCGTGCGCCGCTGCAGGGGCTCGACGAAGACGAGCAGCACGCGTTGCAGGCGATCGTTGCCAGGCTCAGGCAGGATGTCGCTGCGGTCGTCGAGGGGAAGGTCTGA
- a CDS encoding porin: protein MKIRLSALLCALSAPAFAQGSVTLYGVLDEGLNYTSNVGGHGMVEMASGFPHGSRWGLKGTEDLGGGVKAVFQLENGFDVDSGRAFQGGLLFGRQAYVGLSSDSVGALTAGRQYDSVVDFLAQNSAGGTWGGYMFAHPYDNDNLINTFRVNNTIKYTSPTLGGLKFGATYSFSDDASWSNNRQYSVGGQYANGGLVVSAAYLRADNPSATSYGAINNSGDQNLLGSRLRIYGAGATYSIGKAALGAVYSNTDVENPQSSGYVGPIVPPVGTLSSLRFQNFEVNAKYQFGASYWAGVMYTYTRASVNAASGKQHPAYHSIGMMADYQLSKRTDVYLQGMYQRVGGDATGTILDTAYIAGAANVSSNRNQLLLRTGIRHFF from the coding sequence ATGAAGATTCGGTTGTCCGCCTTGCTGTGTGCGTTGTCCGCGCCGGCATTCGCACAGGGCTCGGTGACCTTGTATGGGGTGCTCGACGAGGGCCTCAACTATACGAGCAACGTCGGTGGCCACGGCATGGTGGAGATGGCAAGCGGATTTCCGCATGGCAGCCGCTGGGGTCTCAAGGGGACGGAGGACCTGGGCGGCGGCGTCAAGGCCGTGTTCCAGCTTGAGAACGGGTTCGACGTGGATAGCGGCCGCGCGTTCCAGGGCGGGCTGCTGTTCGGACGCCAGGCATACGTGGGCCTTTCCAGCGACAGCGTGGGTGCGCTCACCGCCGGCCGGCAATATGATTCGGTGGTCGACTTCCTGGCGCAGAATTCCGCGGGTGGCACGTGGGGCGGCTACATGTTTGCCCACCCGTACGATAACGACAACCTGATCAACACATTCCGCGTCAATAACACCATCAAGTACACCAGCCCCACGCTGGGCGGCCTGAAATTCGGCGCAACGTACAGCTTCAGCGATGACGCCAGCTGGTCGAATAACCGCCAGTACAGCGTTGGCGGCCAATATGCCAATGGCGGGTTGGTCGTGTCGGCGGCCTATCTGCGGGCCGACAATCCGTCTGCCACGTCCTACGGTGCCATCAACAACAGCGGTGACCAGAACCTGCTGGGCAGCAGGCTGAGGATCTATGGTGCCGGGGCCACCTACTCCATCGGCAAGGCAGCGCTGGGAGCGGTGTACTCCAATACCGATGTGGAAAATCCGCAAAGCTCCGGCTATGTCGGGCCGATCGTCCCGCCGGTGGGGACGCTGTCTTCACTCAGGTTCCAGAACTTCGAGGTCAACGCCAAATACCAGTTTGGCGCCTCGTACTGGGCGGGGGTGATGTACACCTATACGCGCGCCAGCGTCAATGCGGCATCCGGCAAGCAGCATCCCGCTTACCATTCGATCGGCATGATGGCGGATTACCAGCTGTCGAAGCGGACCGATGTCTATCTGCAGGGGATGTACCAGCGCGTGGGCGGCGACGCCACCGGTACGATCCTCGATACCGCTTATATCGCCGGTGCGGCCAATGTCTCCTCCAATCGGAACCAGCTGTTGCTGAGGACCGGCATCCGGCATTTCTTCTGA
- a CDS encoding hemerythrin domain-containing protein, producing the protein MATPPVTPLPTSASASLSAPSPAPLAAWHTDHIHFASLLDLLEKQVSTFHQGEQPDYGLMATIIHYLRNYGDCVHHPREDVAYALLVERDPGTRIIISRLLQEHRVIATVGAELLERLREAQSEVVTSRAALEAAAAMYLVYYRNHLSTEEKQVMPRAVRFLTEADWAQVAATDPASADPLFGANVEKHFKNLRDQIDSEANASMH; encoded by the coding sequence ATGGCCACCCCACCCGTCACCCCGCTTCCGACCTCGGCTTCCGCCTCACTTTCCGCCCCGAGCCCGGCACCGCTTGCCGCGTGGCATACCGACCATATCCATTTCGCGTCACTGCTCGACCTGCTGGAGAAGCAGGTCAGCACCTTCCATCAGGGCGAGCAGCCCGACTACGGCCTGATGGCGACGATCATCCATTACCTGCGCAACTATGGCGATTGCGTGCACCACCCCCGCGAGGATGTCGCCTACGCCTTGCTCGTGGAGCGGGATCCGGGCACGCGGATCATCATCAGCCGGCTATTGCAGGAACATCGCGTGATCGCCACGGTTGGCGCGGAATTGCTCGAGCGCCTGCGTGAAGCCCAGAGCGAAGTCGTCACCTCGCGAGCGGCACTGGAAGCGGCCGCCGCCATGTACCTGGTGTACTACCGCAACCACCTGTCCACCGAGGAGAAACAGGTCATGCCGCGCGCCGTCCGATTCCTGACCGAAGCGGACTGGGCGCAGGTCGCCGCCACCGACCCGGCCAGTGCCGATCCGCTATTCGGCGCCAATGTGGAGAAGCACTTCAAAAACTTGCGCGATCAGATCGACAGCGAAGCAAACGCGTCCATGCACTGA
- the fdxH gene encoding formate dehydrogenase subunit beta, producing MNSQNIIRRSASSELTPAPRIRDHQMQVAKLIDVSTCIGCKACQVACNEWNDLRGDVQENVGVYDNPRDLSPDTWTLMRFTEHEDQAGKLEWLIRKDGCMHCEDPGCLKACPAPGAIVQYANGIVDFQSDLCIGCGYCVAGCPFDVPRISKKDNKAYKCTLCSDRVSVGQEPACVKTCPTGAIAFGSKAEMQSLAAERVAELNERGYARAGLYDPAGVGGTHVMYVLQHADDPKRYAGLPKDPEISTVVSGWKDGLQPTAAVVGAAAVVGMAAHFMAVGPNTTEPDGHDAPDDGAA from the coding sequence ATGAACTCGCAGAACATCATCCGTCGCTCGGCCTCGTCGGAGCTGACACCGGCCCCCCGGATCCGCGACCATCAGATGCAAGTGGCCAAGCTGATCGACGTGTCCACCTGCATTGGCTGCAAGGCGTGCCAGGTTGCCTGCAACGAATGGAACGACCTTCGCGGCGACGTGCAGGAGAATGTCGGCGTCTACGACAACCCGCGCGACCTGTCGCCCGACACCTGGACCCTGATGCGCTTCACCGAGCATGAGGACCAGGCGGGGAAGCTGGAATGGCTGATCCGCAAGGACGGCTGCATGCATTGCGAGGATCCCGGCTGCCTGAAGGCCTGCCCGGCCCCCGGCGCCATCGTGCAATATGCGAACGGCATCGTCGACTTCCAGTCCGACCTGTGCATCGGCTGCGGCTATTGCGTCGCCGGCTGCCCCTTTGACGTGCCGCGTATTTCCAAGAAGGACAACAAGGCCTACAAGTGCACGCTGTGCTCGGACCGCGTCTCGGTCGGGCAGGAGCCTGCGTGCGTCAAGACCTGCCCGACCGGCGCCATCGCCTTCGGCTCGAAGGCGGAGATGCAGTCGCTCGCGGCCGAGCGCGTGGCCGAGCTGAACGAGCGCGGCTATGCCAGGGCCGGACTGTATGACCCGGCGGGGGTTGGCGGCACCCACGTGATGTATGTGCTGCAGCATGCCGACGACCCGAAGCGTTACGCGGGCTTGCCGAAGGATCCGGAGATCAGCACGGTCGTTTCGGGCTGGAAGGATGGCCTGCAACCCACCGCCGCCGTGGTTGGCGCGGCGGCGGTGGTGGGCATGGCGGCGCATTTCATGGCGGTTGGCCCCAACACCACCGAACCGGATGGGCACGATGCCCCGGATGATGGTGCAGCCTAG
- a CDS encoding aldehyde dehydrogenase: MARLLTAAEYAAIARDIALPTQAFVDGAWVPAVSGATFQTTNPATGEVLASIAACDARDVDIAVAKAKAAFEDGRWHRRSPSERKAVLLRFADLVERHAHELAVMESLDSGKPIRECQNTDIPETIHTIRWHAELIDKIYDSTAPVGAGALSLVVREPIGVVGLVLPWNFPLLMLAWKIGPSLAAGCSIIVKPAKETTLTALRVAELAHEAGVPAGVFNVLPGGGKEVGEPLGMHMDVSMVSFTGSTATGRLFLRYAADSNLKRIVLECGGKNPAVVLSDVGDLDVVAQHVVNGAFWNMGENCSASSRLIVHADIKDALLSRIGVHMREWKMGNPLDPEHRIGALVSEAHFGKVRSYLEQAGIEQLRVAFGGGTAGGIFVEPTVVDGVGQDSKLFREEIFGPILSVTTFNSVDEAIALANDSVYGLAASVYTSNLNHAIRLSREIRAGVVTVNCFGEGDITTPFGGYKESGFGGRDKSIWAHDQYTEQKTIWIDVPGQAGHG; this comes from the coding sequence ATGGCGCGGCTACTGACAGCAGCGGAATATGCCGCGATCGCCCGGGATATCGCACTGCCGACGCAGGCGTTTGTCGATGGCGCCTGGGTGCCCGCGGTGTCGGGCGCGACGTTCCAGACCACCAATCCCGCAACCGGCGAAGTGCTGGCCAGTATCGCGGCCTGTGATGCGCGCGATGTCGACATCGCGGTAGCGAAGGCCAAGGCCGCATTCGAGGACGGGCGCTGGCACCGCCGCTCCCCGTCCGAGCGCAAGGCCGTGCTGCTGCGCTTTGCCGACCTGGTGGAGCGGCACGCGCATGAATTGGCGGTGATGGAAAGCCTCGACAGCGGCAAGCCGATCCGCGAATGCCAGAACACCGACATTCCCGAGACCATCCATACGATCCGCTGGCACGCCGAACTGATCGACAAGATCTACGACAGCACGGCACCGGTCGGGGCGGGCGCGTTGTCGCTGGTAGTGCGCGAGCCCATCGGCGTGGTCGGCCTCGTGCTGCCCTGGAACTTCCCGCTGCTGATGCTGGCGTGGAAGATCGGCCCTTCGCTGGCCGCGGGCTGCTCGATCATCGTCAAGCCCGCCAAGGAAACCACGCTGACGGCATTGCGCGTGGCCGAGCTTGCGCATGAGGCCGGTGTGCCCGCCGGCGTGTTCAATGTGCTGCCTGGCGGCGGCAAGGAGGTGGGCGAGCCGCTGGGGATGCACATGGATGTCTCCATGGTCAGCTTCACCGGTTCGACGGCTACCGGCCGGCTGTTCCTCAGGTACGCGGCGGATTCGAACCTGAAGCGCATCGTGCTTGAGTGCGGCGGCAAGAATCCCGCGGTGGTGCTGAGCGATGTCGGGGATCTCGATGTCGTCGCGCAGCACGTGGTCAACGGTGCCTTCTGGAACATGGGCGAGAACTGTTCGGCCTCGTCTCGCCTGATCGTCCATGCCGACATCAAGGATGCGCTGTTGTCGCGCATCGGTGTCCACATGCGCGAATGGAAGATGGGCAATCCCCTCGATCCGGAGCATCGGATCGGTGCGCTGGTCAGCGAAGCCCATTTCGGCAAGGTGCGCTCGTATCTGGAGCAGGCCGGCATCGAGCAGCTGCGCGTGGCCTTCGGCGGCGGCACGGCGGGCGGCATTTTCGTCGAGCCGACGGTGGTCGACGGCGTGGGCCAGGACAGCAAGCTGTTCAGGGAAGAGATCTTCGGTCCCATCCTTTCGGTCACGACCTTCAACAGCGTGGACGAAGCCATCGCGCTGGCGAACGACTCCGTCTACGGACTCGCGGCCTCGGTCTATACGAGCAACCTGAATCACGCGATCCGGCTGTCGCGGGAAATCCGTGCGGGCGTGGTGACGGTGAACTGCTTCGGCGAGGGTGACATCACCACGCCGTTCGGTGGCTACAAGGAGTCGGGCTTCGGCGGCCGGGATAAATCGATCTGGGCGCATGACCAGTACACCGAGCAGAAGACCATCTGGATCGACGTACCGGGCCAGGCAGGCCACGGCTGA
- the yddG gene encoding aromatic amino acid DMT transporter YddG, with amino-acid sequence MQAGVIRSRRQATLIGLVAILLWSSIVGLIRGVSESLGATGGAAMMYTVASALLWLTVGFARPSEFPRRYLVWGSILFVSYELCLSLSIGYANSARQAIEVGMVNYLWPSFTMLCAIAFNGQKSNLLIVPGFSIAILGICWVLGGDQGLDFAGMAANIQDNPLSYGLAFSGAVIWAAYCTVTSRIAGGKNGITLFFMLTALTLWIKYFTGDGGAMVFSYQAILYLALAASAMGFGYAAWNVGILHGNVTVLAGASYFIPVLSAALAAMLLRTPLSIAFWKGASMVCAGSVLCWLATRGQRSRTPAAPEPGTARERARGQ; translated from the coding sequence ATGCAAGCAGGTGTCATCCGAAGCAGGCGTCAGGCAACACTCATCGGGCTTGTCGCGATCCTGTTATGGAGTTCGATCGTCGGCCTGATTCGTGGCGTCAGTGAAAGCCTTGGCGCAACCGGCGGCGCGGCCATGATGTATACCGTTGCCTCCGCCTTGCTCTGGTTGACCGTCGGTTTCGCCAGGCCGAGTGAATTTCCCCGGCGCTACCTCGTCTGGGGAAGCATCCTGTTCGTTTCCTACGAACTGTGCCTGTCCCTGTCCATCGGCTATGCCAACAGCGCCAGGCAGGCCATCGAGGTCGGCATGGTCAACTACCTGTGGCCGAGCTTCACCATGTTGTGCGCCATTGCGTTCAACGGCCAGAAATCGAACCTGCTGATCGTTCCCGGTTTCTCGATTGCCATTCTTGGCATCTGCTGGGTACTTGGCGGCGACCAGGGACTGGACTTTGCCGGGATGGCGGCAAATATCCAGGACAACCCGCTCAGCTACGGGCTGGCCTTCTCGGGCGCCGTGATCTGGGCCGCCTATTGCACCGTGACCAGCCGGATCGCGGGCGGCAAGAATGGCATCACGCTGTTCTTCATGCTGACGGCACTGACCCTGTGGATCAAGTATTTCACCGGCGACGGCGGCGCGATGGTGTTCAGCTATCAGGCCATCCTGTATCTGGCGCTGGCTGCCTCCGCGATGGGGTTCGGCTATGCGGCGTGGAACGTCGGCATCCTGCACGGCAACGTCACGGTGCTTGCAGGCGCCTCCTATTTCATCCCGGTCCTCTCCGCTGCGCTGGCGGCCATGCTGTTGCGCACGCCGCTGTCGATCGCGTTCTGGAAGGGCGCATCCATGGTCTGCGCCGGCTCCGTCCTGTGCTGGCTCGCCACGCGCGGACAACGTTCCAGAACACCGGCCGCGCCGGAACCGGGCACAGCGCGTGAGCGTGCCCGTGGGCAGTGA
- the fdnG gene encoding formate dehydrogenase-N subunit alpha, translating into MTSITSIGRRRFLKILGAGPVAATAAALGMGAGMGTAWAQAPAGVRPYKLLRAKETRNNCTYCSVGCGLLMYSLGDGAKNAKPRIFHIEGDPDHPVSRGSLCPKGAGLLDIVHSKNRLLYPEYRAPGSKEWVRISWDEANKRIARLLKDDRDKNFIARNEKGQLVNRWLSSGMLASSAASNETGVLDFKFARSLGMLALDCQARLCHGPTVSALGPSFGRGAMTNHWVDIKNANVVIVMGGNPAEAHPVGFKWVIEAKIKNKAKVIVIDPRFSRTAAVADIFSPIRAGSDTAFLMGMVNWLLQHDKIQHDYVRAYTNASLIVREDFGFDEGLFSGFDAEKLAYDKSSWNYERDGAGNAKRDPSLRHPRCVLSLLKQHVSRYTPEKVEEITGVRKADFLQIAEIVGSCSAKDKTLTWLYALGWTHHTGGAQIIRGAAMIQLLLGNVGMSGGGVNALRGHSNIQGYTDLGLLSLRLPGYMDLPTDRQQTLKQYLADTTPKAVLPDQVNYWKNLPRFFVSLQKNLFGKHATAENDWAFDLLPKWDRSYDMLAYFDLMYEGKVNGYVVQGFNPLAAMPDKNKSSAALSKLKFLVVIDPLVTETSNFWRNEGKFNDVRTEEIMTEVFRLPSNCFAEEDGTVVNSGRWLQWHYAGQQPPGEARHDPAILGGIMMELRRLYEKEGGACPEQVLHMTWDEETYHDPYSPHPEEMAKEANGYALADVFDDTGKQILRKGQLLDSFAQLRDDGTTSSYCWIFAGSWTEAGNQMARRDNTDTGLGNTPGWAWSWPANRRILYNRASMDEMGNPWDPKRQILHWNGEKWVGADVPDFPLTAAPGTPAGPFIMLPEGVGRLFSAAGMVDGPFPEHYEPVESPIAKNPLHAKVTHNPTARIFQNDAQRMGNRTEFPYVATTYSITELFRHWTKHSHLNAMLQPEQFVEIGEKLAADKGIAHGDTVKITTRRGYITAKAVVTKRMRTLQVAGQAVEQVGIPCHWGFEGATRKGYLANTLAPGVGDANSQTPEFKAFLVNIEKMAGAQA; encoded by the coding sequence ATGACAAGCATCACCAGTATCGGACGCCGGCGGTTCCTCAAGATTCTCGGCGCAGGCCCCGTTGCCGCCACGGCCGCGGCCCTGGGCATGGGTGCCGGCATGGGTACGGCCTGGGCGCAGGCCCCGGCCGGCGTGCGCCCCTACAAGCTGCTGCGTGCGAAAGAGACGCGCAACAATTGCACCTATTGCTCGGTCGGGTGCGGCCTGCTGATGTATTCGCTCGGTGACGGCGCAAAGAATGCGAAACCGCGCATCTTCCACATCGAGGGCGATCCCGATCACCCGGTCAGCCGTGGCTCGCTATGCCCCAAGGGCGCGGGCCTGCTGGACATCGTCCATTCGAAAAACCGGCTGCTGTATCCGGAATACCGCGCGCCGGGATCGAAGGAGTGGGTGCGCATCAGCTGGGACGAGGCGAACAAGCGCATCGCCCGCCTGCTGAAGGACGATCGCGACAAGAACTTCATCGCGCGCAACGAGAAGGGACAGTTGGTGAACCGCTGGCTGAGCTCGGGCATGCTCGCCTCGTCGGCGGCGTCCAACGAAACGGGGGTGCTGGACTTCAAGTTCGCACGCTCCCTGGGCATGCTGGCGCTGGACTGCCAGGCGCGCCTGTGCCACGGGCCAACGGTTTCGGCGCTGGGTCCGTCCTTCGGCCGCGGCGCGATGACGAACCACTGGGTGGACATCAAGAACGCCAATGTCGTCATCGTCATGGGCGGCAACCCGGCCGAGGCCCACCCGGTCGGCTTCAAATGGGTGATCGAGGCCAAGATCAAAAACAAGGCCAAGGTCATCGTCATCGATCCGCGCTTCAGCCGCACAGCCGCGGTAGCCGATATCTTCTCGCCGATCCGGGCGGGGTCGGACACGGCCTTCCTGATGGGCATGGTCAACTGGCTGCTGCAGCACGACAAGATCCAGCATGACTATGTGCGCGCCTACACCAACGCGTCGCTGATCGTGCGCGAGGATTTCGGGTTCGACGAAGGGCTGTTCTCGGGCTTCGATGCCGAGAAGCTCGCCTATGACAAATCCTCCTGGAACTATGAACGCGACGGGGCGGGAAACGCGAAACGCGATCCCTCGCTGCGTCATCCGCGCTGCGTGCTGAGCCTGCTGAAGCAGCACGTCTCACGCTACACGCCGGAGAAGGTCGAGGAGATCACCGGCGTCAGGAAGGCCGACTTCCTGCAGATCGCCGAGATCGTCGGCTCGTGCTCGGCGAAGGACAAGACGCTGACCTGGCTTTACGCGCTGGGCTGGACGCACCACACCGGCGGCGCGCAGATCATCCGCGGCGCGGCGATGATCCAGCTGCTGCTGGGCAATGTCGGCATGTCCGGCGGCGGCGTGAATGCGCTGCGCGGACATTCCAACATCCAGGGCTATACCGACCTTGGCCTGCTGTCGCTGCGGCTGCCGGGCTACATGGACCTGCCCACCGACAGGCAGCAGACGCTCAAGCAATACCTGGCCGATACCACGCCGAAAGCCGTGCTGCCCGACCAGGTGAACTACTGGAAAAACCTGCCCAGGTTCTTCGTCTCGTTGCAGAAGAACCTGTTCGGCAAGCACGCCACCGCGGAAAACGACTGGGCCTTCGACCTGCTGCCGAAATGGGACCGCAGCTACGACATGCTGGCCTATTTCGACCTGATGTATGAAGGCAAGGTCAACGGCTATGTGGTCCAGGGGTTCAACCCGCTGGCAGCGATGCCCGACAAGAACAAGTCATCGGCCGCGCTGTCGAAGCTGAAGTTCCTGGTGGTCATCGACCCGCTGGTGACCGAGACCTCGAACTTCTGGCGCAACGAGGGCAAGTTCAACGACGTCAGGACCGAGGAGATCATGACCGAGGTCTTCAGGCTGCCGTCGAACTGCTTTGCCGAGGAAGACGGGACCGTCGTGAATTCGGGCCGCTGGCTGCAATGGCACTACGCGGGCCAGCAGCCGCCGGGCGAGGCGCGGCATGATCCGGCCATTCTCGGCGGCATCATGATGGAGCTGCGGCGGCTGTACGAAAAGGAAGGCGGCGCCTGCCCGGAACAGGTATTGCACATGACCTGGGACGAGGAGACCTATCACGATCCCTACAGCCCCCATCCCGAGGAAATGGCCAAGGAAGCCAACGGCTACGCGCTGGCCGACGTATTCGACGACACCGGGAAACAGATCCTGCGCAAGGGCCAGTTGCTGGATTCGTTCGCGCAACTGCGCGACGACGGCACGACCTCGAGCTACTGCTGGATCTTCGCCGGTTCCTGGACCGAGGCGGGCAACCAGATGGCCAGGCGCGACAACACCGACACCGGTCTTGGCAACACGCCGGGCTGGGCCTGGTCCTGGCCCGCGAACCGCCGCATCCTCTACAACCGGGCCTCGATGGACGAGATGGGGAACCCCTGGGACCCCAAGCGCCAGATCCTGCATTGGAACGGCGAGAAATGGGTGGGCGCCGACGTGCCCGACTTTCCGCTCACCGCGGCACCCGGCACGCCAGCCGGCCCCTTCATCATGCTGCCCGAAGGCGTGGGGCGCCTGTTCTCGGCCGCAGGCATGGTCGACGGCCCCTTTCCCGAGCATTACGAGCCGGTCGAGAGCCCGATCGCGAAGAACCCGCTGCACGCAAAGGTGACCCACAACCCGACCGCACGCATTTTCCAGAACGATGCGCAGCGCATGGGCAACCGCACCGAGTTTCCCTATGTCGCCACGACCTATTCGATCACGGAATTGTTCCGCCACTGGACCAAGCACTCGCATCTGAACGCCATGCTCCAGCCCGAGCAGTTCGTCGAGATCGGCGAGAAGCTGGCTGCGGACAAAGGCATCGCCCATGGCGACACGGTGAAGATCACGACCAGGCGCGGCTACATCACGGCCAAGGCCGTGGTGACCAAACGCATGCGCACGCTTCAGGTGGCCGGGCAGGCGGTCGAGCAGGTTGGCATCCCCTGCCATTGGGGCTTCGAGGGCGCGACGCGCAAGGGCTATCTCGCCAACACGCTCGCGCCTGGCGTTGGCGATGCCAATTCACAGACGCCGGAATTCAAGGCATTCCTCGTAAATATCGAAAAAATGGCGGGAGCCCAGGCATGA
- a CDS encoding formate dehydrogenase subunit gamma yields the protein MATNNDMILRTRFAERLCHWAIVFCFFLAAVSGISWFFPTVSWMSGFLGTPQMARLLHPFLGIAVFVGLCYMFGRFVGYNLPARTDAIWFRRVRDVLLNRHGGEPLRIGKYNAGQKILFWLIMASILALLITGLIMWRAYFAEYFPIPVLRLAILAHSVAGIGLILLIVGHIYLAIWVRGSITGMVTGYVSRAWARQHHDRWYGEVKAKEGKKVEAKGSGS from the coding sequence ATGGCGACCAACAACGACATGATCTTGCGCACGAGATTCGCCGAGCGGCTGTGTCACTGGGCGATTGTGTTCTGCTTCTTCCTGGCGGCGGTTTCAGGTATCTCGTGGTTCTTCCCGACAGTGAGCTGGATGAGCGGCTTCCTTGGCACGCCCCAGATGGCGCGGCTGCTCCACCCGTTCCTCGGCATCGCGGTGTTCGTCGGGCTTTGCTACATGTTCGGGCGCTTCGTGGGCTACAACCTGCCCGCGCGCACCGACGCGATCTGGTTCCGCCGCGTCCGGGACGTGCTCCTGAACCGGCATGGTGGCGAACCGCTGCGGATAGGCAAGTACAACGCCGGCCAGAAGATCCTGTTCTGGCTCATCATGGCTTCGATACTGGCCCTGCTGATCACCGGGCTGATCATGTGGCGCGCGTATTTCGCCGAGTATTTCCCGATTCCCGTGCTACGCCTGGCGATCCTGGCCCATTCCGTCGCGGGGATCGGCCTGATCCTGCTGATCGTGGGCCATATCTACCTGGCCATCTGGGTCCGGGGGTCGATCACGGGCATGGTGACGGGCTATGTTTCACGCGCCTGGGCCAGGCAGCACCATGACCGCTGGTATGGCGAGGTGAAGGCGAAAGAGGGGAAAAAGGTGGAAGCGAAGGGGAGCGGGTCATGA